The stretch of DNA TGTAGTTAATCGAGATGGTGTTGGTCTTATCTCTGATCGACACGAGTATAATATCTCAGCTGTAGGTCATAGTGATGGAGCATGGCAATATCCGAGGACTATTCACATGTTTTGCATTAGGCACATAGCTTCTAACGTCTTGAGAAGGTTTAAAGCGCCACAAATGCAGAAGCTGATTGTCAACATaggtaaataaattatttacatTTTATGCAGTTTGTGGCCGATGGCGAAAATTTAACAACAAACTGATGGTATTATCTGGATTCCGTTGTTCTCTTATGGCAGGCTATTTTAGAACAATCCGTGAATTCAACATGCGTTATGAGAGATATTGTGAGCGGGGTGTGGCTTACAAGCAGTGGCTCGACAATATTCCTCGGTCGCAATATGCCTTGGCATATGATGGAGGATATCACTGGGGACACATGACCACTAACCTAGTGGAGTGCATTAACAGAGTTTTGAAAGGAGCACATAATCTTCTTGTGACAGCCTTTGTCAAGGCAACTTTTTACAGGCTTAATGTCTTGTTCACAAGGAAGAGGGTCGACGCCGAGGCTCGTATAAGCGCAGGTCATCTATTTTTCTGAGTATGCAACTGAGAAAATCCAGTTTAATCAAATGGCATCAGGaaatatccaaattaatttatttgacaGGCAGAATGAAGTTTTTAAAGTACGGGAGATGCCCAGTGGTTTAGAGTTTGTAGTAAATCTGCGTCTAAGACATTGCGATTGTGGTGAGTTTCAGGTCGATCGAATTCTTTGTCGCCATGTATTTGCCTGTTGTGCAAACCAGCGCCTAGATTAGAAGCAATATGTGCATGAGGTATATACGATGGCAGAGATCCAAAAGGTGTACATAACCCAATTCAAGCCACTAGGAAATTCAACAACATGACATGTGTATCAAGGACCACGACTATTACCCAATCCTCACCTCAGGCGAGTGGCCAAAGGTTGTCCTAAAAAAAACACGCTTCTTGAATGAAATGGATGTGCGTGATTTACATGGTCCTAGACGTTGTAGACTTTGTGGTGGTGAGGGTCACAGCCGAAGTAGATGCTCGCATCGTGGAGGAGCTAGTGCTAGTGGTTCGGCTCCGAATGAGTAGTTGTCATCTTGGCTGATTTTTTATTGTCCCCATTTATGTTATTTAATCTTGTATTCACTTGCTCTTATTTTTAGTTGTATCCATGTAATTGATTTAATCTCTTACATAAATTTTCCTACTTACTGTGTCAGTCAAATGTTGGCACCGCTTTAGGGTGGGAACCATGCTAGCTTGACTCCGCTTCCTCTATGGTCGTTCGGGCCAGGAGCAATACCAAATTGGGTCATGTACTTGTTCTCTAACCCACTTGTGCTGTGGTCAGTTGATCTGGTAACTGGCAAGCCGTGAGTTCGGAGTCCAAAAATTATCGCGACGTCCTCCAACGTAATCGTGCACTCGCTGTGTGAAAGATGAAA from Arachis duranensis cultivar V14167 chromosome 4, aradu.V14167.gnm2.J7QH, whole genome shotgun sequence encodes:
- the LOC107485363 gene encoding uncharacterized protein LOC107485363, with protein sequence MVAKKPSAAVEHETAYAYRGDELVEDLRILTRVFRAFYPCIKAFRSCKPLVQVDGTHLYEKYKGALLVAVSQDGNGNIVPLAFAIVEGETADTWHFFLSHLRTHVVNRDGVGLISDRHEYNISAVGHSDGAWQYPRTIHMFCIRHIASNVLRRFKAPQMQKLIVNIGYFRTIREFNMRYERYCERGVAYKQWLDNIPRSQYALAYDGGYHWGHMTTNLVECINRVLKGAHNLLVTAFVKATFYRLNVLFTRKRVDAEARISADVVDFVVVRVTAEVDARIVEELVLVVRLRMSSCHLG